The Flavobacteriales bacterium genome contains a region encoding:
- a CDS encoding C40 family peptidase, which produces MKMLFSIVILSLGLSLSAHAAAPGSRSDEEVFSFMNKNGIAYDSLCTNMNLYKEIMGWMGVRYKYAGKSKKGVDCSGFVGVICNKIYGTQLGGSAGDHFKKCVEIDRNQLEEGDLVFFKIRKNTISHVGLYLGNHKFIHAAVHGGVMINDLRENYYNKYYFSSGRLKS; this is translated from the coding sequence GTGAAAATGTTGTTTTCCATAGTAATTCTGAGTCTTGGACTTTCACTTTCCGCCCATGCCGCGGCTCCGGGTTCCCGTTCTGATGAGGAAGTTTTTTCCTTTATGAATAAAAACGGAATTGCCTATGATAGTCTGTGCACCAACATGAATCTCTATAAAGAAATCATGGGATGGATGGGGGTTCGGTATAAATATGCCGGCAAATCGAAAAAGGGTGTGGATTGTTCGGGATTTGTAGGCGTGATTTGCAATAAAATTTATGGAACCCAATTGGGTGGATCGGCCGGTGATCATTTTAAGAAATGTGTGGAAATTGACCGGAATCAATTGGAAGAAGGTGATTTGGTTTTCTTTAAAATCCGCAAAAACACCATTTCGCATGTGGGTCTCTATCTGGGCAACCACAAATTCATTCATGCCGCTGTGCACGGAGGCGTGATGATTAACGATTTGAGGGAGAACTATTACAACAAATATTACTTCAGTTCAGGCCGGCTTAAATCCTGA